In Labilithrix sp., the DNA window CGCGCGAGCCTCGACGCGCTCGCGACGACCGATCCGCCGCTCGGCGAGGCGCTCCGCGCGACGTCGGCGGACGCGCTCGAGGTCGTCTTCGGCCGCAACACCGCGCGGGATCTCGCGACGTTCGCGCTCTCGAGCGACGCCGTGTCCTTGCGCCGCGGTCTCGCCCGCGTTTGATGTGATACGCTGAAGTCGATGCTTCGCTTCTTCGCCGCGGTCACCGCCGGTGCCGCGCTCGTCCTTGCATCTTCCGGCACGGCGCACGCGTATTGCCGCACGACGACGGTGGGCGTGGCGGCGAACTACAACCCTCAGAACAGCGGCTGCTTCACGGAGGGGCTCCTCCTCTTCTGGAAGAACGCCTGCGTCAGCTACAGCATCGCGGAGGAGGGGAGCCGCAACGTCTCGTCCGACGACGCGAAGCGCATCATCGACGCGGCGTTCGCGACGTGGCCCGACCAGACCTGCACCGGCGGCGGCAGCCCCGGCATCGCGGTCACGAACATCGGTAACGCGACTTGCACGACGATCGGCTATAACCCGGATTCCCCGAACCAGAACCTCATCGTCTTCCGCGACGACCGCTGGCCCTACAACGACGCGTTCAGCACGCTCGGCCTCACCACCGTGACGTTCAACGCGGAGACGGGAGAGATCTTCGACGCGGACCTCGAGCTGAACTCGTCGCAGCGGAACCTCTCGACGACGGACGCCGTCCCGGCGAACGGCTTCGACCTCGCGAGCGTCGTCACGCACGAGGCGGGGCACTTCTACGGCCTGGCGCACGCGACGGATCCGCGGTCGACGATGTTCGCGAGCTACAAGCCGGGCTCGACCGCGCTCCGCACGCTGCAGCAAGACGACGCCGACGGCCTCTGCGCGATCTACCCCGACACGAAGACGCGCATCGTCAGCCCGAGCGTGAGCCCGACCGAGGCGATCGCGGCCGACGCGTGCAACCCGCAGCCTCGGCACGGCTTCACCGCGCTCTGCGTCGAGCCAAAAGAGGAGGAGGGCTGCGCCGTCGCTCCGCGCGCGAGCGGCAACCTGTCCGCCGTCGCCGGCGTCCTCGGCGCGGGGCTCCTCGCCGCGCGCCGCAAGCGCCGGCGTTGAGCGTCTTCCTCATCTCGCCGGCGCGGCTCGACGGCGTCCGCGCGCGCGCGATCTTCGAGCCGTCCGGGCGGGGAGGGAAGATCGCAAAAGGAGTGAGGACGCGCGAGGGGCTCCCGATCGGGGAGGTCTTCCAGATGCTCTCCGGGCTCTACTTCCGCGGCAAGCTCGCGTACGCGCGGCGCTTCGCGCGGCCGCCGGAGGGCGCGCTCTGGATCGGGAGCGGCGCGCTCGTGATCACCGCGAACCGCGGGCTCGTCC includes these proteins:
- a CDS encoding matrixin family metalloprotease, giving the protein MLRFFAAVTAGAALVLASSGTAHAYCRTTTVGVAANYNPQNSGCFTEGLLLFWKNACVSYSIAEEGSRNVSSDDAKRIIDAAFATWPDQTCTGGGSPGIAVTNIGNATCTTIGYNPDSPNQNLIVFRDDRWPYNDAFSTLGLTTVTFNAETGEIFDADLELNSSQRNLSTTDAVPANGFDLASVVTHEAGHFYGLAHATDPRSTMFASYKPGSTALRTLQQDDADGLCAIYPDTKTRIVSPSVSPTEAIAADACNPQPRHGFTALCVEPKEEEGCAVAPRASGNLSAVAGVLGAGLLAARRKRRR